aaacatagagtctatgttttgttttactaataaattatttaagtcaCCACAAAAAACGATATTTAGATGCATAATGTTAATTgtgttaaaatacattttaatggAAACTTACCTCGGAAGGTTTAAAGGTACGTAATAACATGGCACTTTGTCGTTGAAATAAATAACTCCTAAAATCTAAAAGAGAGgctttctttttaataattaagtcCCTTAACTTCTGCGGTATGAGTGCAGTTAATCTGACAGCCTGCCAGGACGTCACCGGCTGTTTGAATGTCTCCAGCCATTTTGGACTCTCAGTTACATGTGAATTGAGAACGAATTGGGAAAACAAAGCATCTAACTCATCATATTGGACTAGAGCTTCTTCGTATAAGCCAAGCATTTCTAATACAAATGCTAGTTGTtcctgtaataaataaatacatagagTTTATAATGATGTTTACAAATCTTGTAAACAACGTCATAAATTctgatttaaatacataataagaaTATAACTAGTTTTTAAATTGATTGTATAATATGATAAGAACAATGCCCTGGTCTGTCAAGTAGCATTTCTAACAAATTAAGCAAAAAGAAAACATTGTTTGAACTTTGACTTTAATTTACCTGATCTTATTATAGGTACATACTCCctataatacttttatagtatttagtttttttattatactattcaaaacattaaattaaattaaaaatttatacgtgggagagccatgcttcggcacgaatgggccggctcgaccggagcaataccactttctcacagaaaaccggcgtgaaacagcgcttgcgctgtgtttcgccgaatgagtgagtttaccggaggcccaatcccctaccctaccctcccctattcccttccctaccctcccctattaccatattccctctcaaaaggccggcaacgcacctgcagctcttctgatgctgcgagtgtccatgggcgacggaagttgctttccatcaggtgacccgtttggttgtttgcccccttatttttataaaaaaaaaaaaataatgaaaaatattaaataaacaaatacctgtaaggtaaaatatttacaaaagtccCATTCTGAATCATTTCTCTTTTCTCTCTGCTCTCTCATATGCTCCTCAAACTTATTGATAGCCTTATTATATGCAACTAGAATGAAGTGTCTGACTCTGGCCACTAATGTCCTCCATGAGTCGGCACTCCTCGCTTCCGATTTTATTGGATTAATGACTGAAATAAACCTATCCTCCGTTTGTTTCACTGCAAAGTCCGATTTAATCTTATCTAACACTGTTGTCCGCGGCAGGAGCTTGTTCGTTTTCCTTATATCATATGTCTCAACCAAAACTAACATCCAATCCGTAATATTGTTTTTCTCTAATTGTTTGAGCCATCCTTCTATATCTTCTCTTAATGTAGTTTTATAAAATTCTATGTCCTGCAATTTGaggaatatgtaatattattcaACATGGGGAAAAAATTATATAGTGCAAAAGAATATTTACCACACAATCTGTCCAGTAGATATGAAAAATAGGACGTTTCAGTAAATTCAGCTCAGACTGTGGTTTttcattattgttatattttatgaatgatgCTTCTAAATACACAAATTTATTTATCCTCCCAAAAGACCTTCTCCATTCACAAGAATCTTGAGGTATAGCTGCCACAAGAGGCGCCTCCAAGGTACAGAATAAATTCCAATCCCCTGCACCTAAAACATCAAAAACTGTTTTGGTTTCCTACTTTCGTGTGACGATAGAGCCCTAAAAATAACGGAAACATACATGTTACTACTGGTTTGTTTGTCATCCCTTCTCGGTCTGATGGTAAACTATCAACACCCTTCATTTTTCATCATCAATACGAGTCTATTTTATCTTCATAACATTTGGAGCACTGTTGGATAGTAACTGGGGCCACCCGCCCACTTTTTAGTATCATGAGGACCAAAGTAATATGGTTAGTATAACAGTATCGCACACGTATATAGTAATTAAGCAAATATGTGTAGAAAACTTTATTTGACCCGCTTTGTATtccaaatgaaataaaaatctgGATATTGGATTGACAAAATTGACCATTTGAAAATACAAATGTCATGTGTCAATACGTTTGTGTCATATGTCAGGTGTGTTCCAAAGCTTTCCCAGTCATACTGGCTAGCTTGGAAAGCCTTTATCAACAAATTAATGATGCTTCATGTGGTGAAAagctgtaaatattataatcaaaccTAATAGACCTAGATATATGTCTACCAAATCCTCTATGGCGAAGAGGTATGAAaacacggaatatataacactaaaggaagggccatagcaagtaagtttcattgaaactgctgtcgccaaactcacacagtaacattttacgcacacaaaagaaataactaatcacaaagagatttcttttttaaaaacaatgtcgtaaaaacaaccctaaccctgttgaaataaagaagaattaaaatttagcaataccggctctgactaccgagttcagttattcaacgctagatggcgcttgacAGCTAAATATGATAAGACTTGAAGTTGTACGCAATTTTACACCTTACGTCAACTAACGTAAGGTTTAAATCCGTACTCACGAACATACATGGACATAACTATGGCACGCGGGCCTCGCCCATATGCCCTTTCCTGTAGTGTTATAATATATTCCCTGTATGAAAACAACGGTGGTTTCTACTTTCTACTGTAGAACTTCTAAGTTCTACAGCGGCTACCTACGCTACCTCAATGACACGTCACACGGACCGGACCGGACGTCTCAGTagcaaatttataataaaactcgTAATCGCACAGCGATGACGTGTTTTAAATTTGCTACTGGCCAGTGCGAAGTCGTAGCGAACTGCGATGATCGCAGTTTGCACTGGCCAGTTTAAGTGAATTATGGAACATACCAATATGGCTGTCACTTTTTGTGTTAccattttattaaccgacttaaaaaaaggaggttattaaaAACGATTTCGAGTCaagttgtttttatttgagTGTTTCTAACAATGTAAACTAacagaaatagataaaaataattcaGTTGTACACGATTCTGTTTGAATTAGTCCCAAAAATGGTCGAaagaaaatttgtatttttagaCATTTATATAAACTTGTCTATGGAACTTATAAATGATAATTACTGGCAAGAAATTAATTTATGGCACTTTATGGATCGCTAAAATGTCGTATAGTGTTTTGGTATATTTCTCGTAATAAAAgcaatcaattttattattttactcatgATTTAAGAATAAAACCTAAGACTCTCTAAGTTAAAAATTGGACGCTACTCCAAACATATAAAGCAGGTAAATAATtgattaatataatgttattttgaGCATGTTTTACGCAAAtgactaatttatttattaaatccaATATTCCTAAAAATTTGATTGATATTGACCTTTGTCAGGGCTACCTATGATAAATATGAAGTCGAAGCACTAATTTAAGCTTACATACCGTTGTCGAATTAACTCATATAAGTATTCGAGTAACAAGTAATTATTCAATTGTTAAAAATAGATGGCTAATTTGTATATGTTAATTTAAACAtctatttaatgttaaattaattctAAACCCTAATAGATTGAACGCATTTTCATAGACTTTAAGATGTTATGTTTACTTAAAGTTATGTGTATGTTGTATTTCacaatgtttttacttttttacttttgttttaaGCCATGAACACTGCAGCTCCCACTTCTGCGGATGCTTGCTTGAGCATTGTGCACTCTCTGATGTGCCACAGACAAGGTGGGGAGAGTGAGAGTTTTTCCAAACGGGCCATAGAATCGCTAGTCAAGAAATTGAAGGAGAAAAGAGATGAATTAGACTCACTGATAACAGCAATAACAACAAATGGGGCTCATCCAAGTAAATGTGTGACGATACAACGGACCTTAGATGGCCGGTTGcaggtaaatattttattcctcaaaaacaaaaaaacacagGAACTTAAAAATTCTAGGTTTAAGTAAGTTAGGTTTATTTGCCATGATATAACCAAAGTTTAttctctttttattatttactttgaaaGATATCACTATtaagctgcgtttccactgaagcggagcggagcggagtggAGCTTAGCgttgcccgaattgaccaatcatgCTATTCCAGCAGAATGACAGCGAAGTTTTCGAGCatagtgattggtcaattcggcaccgctaagctccgcacCGCtacgctccgcttcagtggaaacacaGCCTTAGCCATAACCATTCAACTGTAAATAATAGattgcataatataaaagtgtCTCCATAAAATGTGGAAAAGTATCTTTACTGGAATAATGTCTTTTAATCTCTCGAATACCAGGATGTTAAAATTCTATTGAGCCTCAAATACCGCGTTCTATGGCACCGTTcaaatttttcgattttttttttcaagttttacaAAATTTGCGCCAATCAGGAACTAATTTAGTGCATCCTTTTTGTAGCCAACTTCatactcttaaaaataatgtatagaacaaacaaaattaattctTAAACTCaataaaataagttacaaaacCGCGTGAGGTCGAGTGCATCAGGTGGCTCATTAACGTGCCAGTGGTACACAGAGGTATTTTTACGGGTGGCACGTTAAGGTGTCGGTGGGGTTCAAGAGGTTAAGCTacatttatttcttatttttcaaGGTTGCCGGACGCAAGGGCTTTCCACATGTGATCTACGCCCGGATATGGCGCTGGCCGGATCTGCACAAGAATGAGTTGAAACATGTGAAGTTTTGTCAGTTTGCCTTTGACTTAAAATGTGACTCCGTCTGTGTCAATCCCTACCATTATGAAAGGGTAGTGTCTCCAGGGATTGGTAAGCTTTGCTTTTTTTCCAATACTATGTTATAAAACTAACTGGCTTGTTGAAATaagctttttaataaaattggctGGGATAAGATAGACacccagggcccccgctaccatatgtgcaatgagTGCAATGCAAACgagcgccatcctctaggggcgccaaatcgccatcatTAGGggtgccaaaatcctttttttgcacacgggcgccagaAGCCCTTACGGGGGTCCTGTAGACACCCACAGATTCTCTTATGTTCTGTTTTCTTATTATGCCAACGAATAAAAGTTAGTCTATAACTGGCTAGTCTAGGATAggattgatttaaaattttatgatataactagagatcccccaatggtcaaaattgaacctcaaataaaaattaaattataagtttgttTAAAACGcttttgtattaatattttattgtcaacattatattgactttattaatttttagacataattcctgcgacagtctcagataaataaagtcaaatgatgacaggctggccatgtaataattattgtctaatgcctcggccgcacatgcgtctatcgtagaACGCTTCATGCTATATACTCACTCCTCTGTTTCGATAgtaactcagtgattaactcacaaatgtacgatacagaatcggccagctgaGCAGGCTTTGACTGCTAGCAGCAACCAAGATGTCTTAGATAAAGAAtgttaaaaaagtaaataaaaaataataatgtctaatTCACATTCTCATAAAACAATAATcgaatattgttaattaatcaTGCTTGTAAAACTGTAGTAGAAAATAAaggctaattttatttaattcacatttttatattcataatattattgcagaTTTATCAGGACTAACCCTACAGCCGGGGTCGAGTCGGTTAGTCAAAGATGAGTACACGGCAGGCCTTAGCGGAAATGGCATGGACATGGACACAGGAGAGCTGGTGACAATCCAACACCATGCCACCAGCCCCAGACACCACCACACCACCCTCCCACACCATCATCAGCAGTTCCAAACAACTAACATTATAATTAATCAAGGACAAAGTAAGATAGAGAATAagcacaataaaatatatacagtagagtaactcacCCATGTTTTGATATAAAGTTCAACATAGTGACAAGTTTTACACATGAGTTAGCGCTTGCGTCTACTGTATGTATTAAACTGtggtaaacattttattttgacgtgactatgttttattttgttgcatgttaatttttattttgcgtTTTTTTTTGCTTCGATAGCGCCAGATGGCGTTCCGAACATGTTTACACCTGGGCATGGGCCTCGGCCCACAATAAGGGCCGGCGCGCCGCAACTCACCCCTACGCAAATGCACTCGCCGGCAGCTCAAATGTTACCCAACCACATGCCCGGACCGCCGATGGGCCCCGGTACGCCGCAGATGGGGCCCGGAACACCGCAGATGGGGCCGGGTACACCGCAGATGGGGCCGGGTACACCGCAAATGGGGCCGGGTACACCGCAAATGGGGCAAGGTACACCGCAGATGGGGACTAACGTGCCGCAGATGGCCTCGCCAAGATTGGCGTCAGCTCCCAACCAGATGTCACCGGGCACGCCTCAAATGCCGAATATTAGCCAGGGAATGTCCATACAGAATCCTCAGCAGATGGCTATGGCGCAGCAGAGAACTGTGGCCCCAAAACTAGAGCCCCCGGACACAATGGATGCCCGAGCCATGTGGCTCCCTAAGAGAATGAATCATTGTAAgctttaatgtttttattttgcaCATAATAAGCcttattttgtttcatttccTTAAGTTTTTTTTCTGGCTCTGTTCAGCCTGACTTCTGAGTgattttttgacagaagtttaatAGTTAATCAACCTTTGAACAAACATCATGTCACTCTCGTTATTTATGTCAAAATAGACGGAGGTATGATTATTTAACACAGGATTACAACTAACCCTGATTTCTGGGTCCTTTTGACCCTTTTCGaaagtgtttattttttattttaacaatatttgGATCAGCTAAGGCTTTTGATATTTAAACAAATTCTTAAACTTTCAGCTTCTCTCCCAGTGTCAATGTCCCCAGGAGGTACAACCCCGTTAATAGATGGGTCCAACAACACTTTCTTTACGTCCGAGCAAACTACCACAGAAACGCAACTGACACAAACATTGCCTGGTGAGTAATGAGCAAAAGAGCTTAcacaaaataacataatattttaagctaattatacagggtgtaacaaaaacaagtgataatactttagggtgtgtacgtgttccctgtagagatttcactgtgaaagtagcagcgctgaaagaccaaaaatttttttcacttttgtatgggcaagggcccgagcgtcacgagtttccccatacaaaagtgaaaaaaatttttggtctttcagcgctgctactttcacagtgaactctctacaatgaacacgtacacaccctaaattattatcacttgtttttgttacaccctgtatacataaaTAGTTAACAATGTAAATAATGTGTTACAGTCTTCATTTGAAACACATTCCCCAACAAATTATAGcttgtataattaataataactcccacaccggtttcggtgatggtggccgatttcattgaaaactaaggccagctacgcaggagtaattttatagtgcccaagtgtgtgcgcagacacaagagcactctctattcctttgctctcataacccagtgggacggacgaccgacacgactggcgagagatcaggagcaggaccgactttttacatgtccatccgacgcatggatcatcttagttgtcaggcaatcaggtgatcagcctgcatatTATTGTATCATCTTCACTGTATCTGGTATATTAGAAAAGTCAGACAAAGAACAAACATTGTATAAGTTTAAGCTGTGTAAAATCTTTATAAgtggaggcttaattatttaattttgtgtaAGTCGATAAATGTAACAAAAGATTGCACAGTAAAATCTCAATACAATTTTTACTATATAGATTTTACTGCAATTTTATTGTTTACCAAGAAAtctaactcaaaaaaaatgtatcacaTTTTCGTATAATCCATAAAACTTTATCTACTAATTCCAAGAAATTCCAGCGGGCTCCGTCCCCGTGTCGTCAGTGTCGTCAGTGGCGACGTCGGCACCGGTGGTGATGTCCCCGGAGCCGCAGCAGAACGGGTTCAGTGCGGGCAGCCCCGCCCCCCAGCCTAGCCCCGTGCCGCACCGCACGCAGCACCAGCAGGGTAAGTGCTATCTCGTACCCACATAGCAGGCTCCGTCCCCGTGACGTCAGTGGTGACGACGGTGCCGGTGGTGATGTCTCCAGAGCCGCAGCATAACGGGTTCAGTGCGGGCAGCCCCGCCCCCCAGCCTAGCCCCGTGCCGCACCGCACGCAGCACCAGCAGGGTAAGTGCTGTCTTGTATCCACATTGTAGCGGGCTCCGTCCCCGTGTCGTCAATGCCATCAATGGTGACGTCGGCGCCGGCGGTGATGTCCCTAGAGCCGCAGCAGAACGGGTTCAGTGCGGGCAGCCCCGCCCCCCAGCCTAGCCCCGTGCCGCACCGCACGCAGCACCAGCAGGGTAAGTGCTGTCTTGTACCCACATTGTAGCGGGCTCCGTCCCCGTGTCGTCAATGTCATCAATGACGACGTCGGCGCCGGCGGTGATGTCCCCAGAGCCGCAGCAGAATGGGTTCAGTGCGGTCAGCCCCGCCCCCCAGCCTAGCCCCGTGCCGCACCGCACGCAGCACCAGCAGGGTAAGTGCTGTCTTGTACTCACGTTGATACTTTGTAACACAAATGCGTTCCACTTGACAAGTGCGAGTTTTGTAAAACacttatttgtgttttataagCCTATTACAGGTGAAAATCGGATTTACCAAGTATTCAATTAGCATGCTATAAGAGCAAATAGTCTTATAAAGAGGGCCCTTTTGCGGTCTAATAGTGTATTATGAGTGTAAGAAATTAATGGTGTTGAGATAATTATAAGAGTACTTTTTGGTAGTTGGGCTCATTCGTTTGATAATGATGACTAATTTAAAAGCTAtgagggaacagatgaacatccatAGTAACATAAATACAgttcaaaatcataaccctcctttttgccTCGCCGTAGTCGAGTAACAATGTTGCTTGAAGCAAATATGTTCCTTGCCACAGTGCGCTGTGTTCTTATGAACCATGAATTGTCGGTTGTATTGCACATACATCGCTGGAACTGTACGCCTACGTAGCATACAGTTCAGTTTCGACAACGTAGCACACCGACTTGTTTCTATCAGCCGCCCCGTTATGACGCAGAAATAATATTCTGTGAAAGACAGTGATAGGTCAACTCatagattttgtgaaaatatttgctacttcattttatttttcattttgttcTCATTTAATCATGTTGCAGGCACATGGACGGGCAACAACACGTTGACGTATACGCAGAGTTTAGTCCCGCccaccgccgcgccgctgccagACGCGCCCGCCATACATCACCACTATTGTACGTTGTTTTGTAAACATGCTTTATGTCTGTTTGTCACCTATTCAAGCTTGAACAACTGAATCAATTTTATTACAGTGAAGTTTCGACGCAATATGTCCCGCTccttaaaagtaaataaaattaggaTGACTTACGATAAGATGTTTTTCCACTGTAAAATTTTGCCTTTTTGCCAAGATGTCAGCTAACTTCATACCCATGAAAATCACTTCAGCAATTTAGacatgaagaagtaacaaacacacTCACAAAATTtcgcatactaatattataaatgcgaaagtgtgtctgtctgtctctctgttaccttttcacgcccaaaccgctaaatcgattttgctgaaatttggcatgaatgtactgtgagtcccgggaaaggacatagtatactttttgtcccggaaaatgtacggttcccgatatAAACAAGTTTtagagcaacggagttgcgggcgtcatctagtttataatattattagtatgattTTTATTTAGACAACGGCAACCCCGGCGGTCTACTGTCGAGTCAACCGGCGCCGGAGTACTGGTGTTCGGTGGCGTATTTCGAGCTGGACACGCAGGTCGGGGAGACGTTCAAGGTGCCGTCCAGCAGACCCAACGTTACCGTGAGTGTTATATTTCTCAAGgatttcgtacccaaagggtaaaaacgggacctgcAGTCTTGCCTCCGAAACTACTACCTactatgaaaccgttttgagacttaaggcgaggataaaccccaattcgttattccgcgacttccggtttacctagttccaatataataacgaagttttaaaaaatatgaggtatgaagcacaatatttaaaataccttaaaccataaacattttaataaaacttaatactttggctgtaattaatttacaaactcacctccgataaaaatctatttcatcgaaatataagtattaactaggataattatacattttattttaataaattgttagtaaatctatattaaaaattctttaaccgaacaattttgtttcttaatgtttatttccaaagatatttaaaaaaaacatgaaaaatagagaaaatccgctcgactgacttcagttttatgctaagctaaaatgaatcttattgcgatgcgtatacgcttggtctttggttgtgtgcaaagttatcgttttggattgagattaatccccgccttaaacaatcgaacgagattgccgcgtcctgctctaacaacatcTTTCACGTTTGTTAGGAAGGACatggcattctcgttcgattgtttgagtctcaaaacggttatgtggtacgggccctgattTAAGAGTTTgtttagttccaaattgagccgcagcacgatcgtgcgctagtatagctgtcaggagtgggaaaagcctctgagatcgaattagttccaaattgagccgcagcacgatcgtgcgctagtatagctgttaGGAGTTGGAAAAGCTGTTGAGATCGAAGTAGTTCCAAATTGaaccgcagcacgatcgtgcgctatagtttttgcgttttaagatgatatgggtgacagttttcatattccttgctacgggtttttttttacaagaatacaaaaaaaaatcaaaatgtaataaattatattccatctacaaaaacaaatgtttcctgtaattgtaaatgaataaaaatgaaaagttgctaaatgctaactaattaatataaaattataaatattaactgtgaaaattattgttacgaaaacatttgaaaaatgtcagatgcatgaaacggaacttttgtcaatagagattgactctgttgaatcgaaatgaaatcgataaaaaagggcggccatcttaaatcgccggcaccactgaaatgtcagtacgaaatcg
Above is a genomic segment from Aricia agestis chromosome 18, ilAriAges1.1, whole genome shotgun sequence containing:
- the LOC121735957 gene encoding mothers against decapentaplegic homolog 4 isoform X2 produces the protein MNTAAPTSADACLSIVHSLMCHRQGGESESFSKRAIESLVKKLKEKRDELDSLITAITTNGAHPSKCVTIQRTLDGRLQVAGRKGFPHVIYARIWRWPDLHKNELKHVKFCQFAFDLKCDSVCVNPYHYERVVSPGIDLSGLTLQPGSSRLVKDEYTAGLSGNGMDMDTGELVTIQHHATSPRHHHTTLPHHHQQFQTTNIIINQGQTPDGVPNMFTPGHGPRPTIRAGAPQLTPTQMHSPAAQMLPNHMPGPPMGPGTPQMGPGTPQMGPGTPQMGPGTPQMGPGTPQMGQGTPQMGTNVPQMASPRLASAPNQMSPGTPQMPNISQGMSIQNPQQMAMAQQRTVAPKLEPPDTMDARAMWLPKRMNHSSLPVSMSPGGTTPLIDGSNNTFFTSEQTTTETQLTQTLPAGSVPVSSMSSMTTSAPAVMSPEPQQNGFSAVSPAPQPSPVPHRTQHQQGTWTGNNTLTYTQSLVPPTAAPLPDAPAIHHHYYNGNPGGLLSSQPAPEYWCSVAYFELDTQVGETFKVPSSRPNVTVDGYVDPSGGNRFCLGALSNVHRTEQSERARLHIGKGVQLDLRGEGDVWLRCLSDHSVFVQSYYLDREAGRAPGDAVHKIYPSACIKVFDLRQCHRQMQTQAATAQAAAAAQAAAVAGHIQPQHPGMNKCLSAAAGIGVDDLRRLCIVRLSFVKGWGPDYPRTSIKETPCWVEVHLHRALQLLDEVLHTMPIDGPRSNIE
- the LOC121735957 gene encoding mothers against decapentaplegic homolog 4 isoform X1; this encodes MNTAAPTSADACLSIVHSLMCHRQGGESESFSKRAIESLVKKLKEKRDELDSLITAITTNGAHPSKCVTIQRTLDGRLQVAGRKGFPHVIYARIWRWPDLHKNELKHVKFCQFAFDLKCDSVCVNPYHYERVVSPGIDLSGLTLQPGSSRLVKDEYTAGLSGNGMDMDTGELVTIQHHATSPRHHHTTLPHHHQQFQTTNIIINQGQTPDGVPNMFTPGHGPRPTIRAGAPQLTPTQMHSPAAQMLPNHMPGPPMGPGTPQMGPGTPQMGPGTPQMGPGTPQMGPGTPQMGQGTPQMGTNVPQMASPRLASAPNQMSPGTPQMPNISQGMSIQNPQQMAMAQQRTVAPKLEPPDTMDARAMWLPKRMNHSSLPVSMSPGGTTPLIDGSNNTFFTSEQTTTETQLTQTLPAGSVPVSSVSSVATSAPVVMSPEPQQNGFSAGSPAPQPSPVPHRTQHQQGTWTGNNTLTYTQSLVPPTAAPLPDAPAIHHHYYNGNPGGLLSSQPAPEYWCSVAYFELDTQVGETFKVPSSRPNVTVDGYVDPSGGNRFCLGALSNVHRTEQSERARLHIGKGVQLDLRGEGDVWLRCLSDHSVFVQSYYLDREAGRAPGDAVHKIYPSACIKVFDLRQCHRQMQTQAATAQAAAAAQAAAVAGHIQPQHPGMNKCLSAAAGIGVDDLRRLCIVRLSFVKGWGPDYPRTSIKETPCWVEVHLHRALQLLDEVLHTMPIDGPRSNIE
- the LOC121735957 gene encoding mothers against decapentaplegic homolog 4 isoform X3 translates to MNTAAPTSADACLSIVHSLMCHRQGGESESFSKRAIESLVKKLKEKRDELDSLITAITTNGAHPSKCVTIQRTLDGRLQVAGRKGFPHVIYARIWRWPDLHKNELKHVKFCQFAFDLKCDSVCVNPYHYERVVSPGIDLSGLTLQPGSSRLVKDEYTAGLSGNGMDMDTGELVTIQHHATSPRHHHTTLPHHHQQFQTTNIIINQGQTPDGVPNMFTPGHGPRPTIRAGAPQLTPTQMHSPAAQMLPNHMPGPPMGPGTPQMGPGTPQMGPGTPQMGPGTPQMGTNVPQMASPRLASAPNQMSPGTPQMPNISQGMSIQNPQQMAMAQQRTVAPKLEPPDTMDARAMWLPKRMNHSSLPVSMSPGGTTPLIDGSNNTFFTSEQTTTETQLTQTLPEIPAGSVPVSSVSSVATSAPVVMSPEPQQNGFSAGSPAPQPSPVPHRTQHQQGTWTGNNTLTYTQSLVPPTAAPLPDAPAIHHHYYNGNPGGLLSSQPAPEYWCSVAYFELDTQVGETFKVPSSRPNVTVDGYVDPSGGNRFCLGALSNVHRTEQSERARLHIGKGVQLDLRGEGDVWLRCLSDHSVFVQSYYLDREAGRAPGDAVHKIYPSACIKVFDLRQCHRQMQTQAATAQAAAAAQAAAVAGHIQPQHPGMNKCLSAAAGIGVDDLRRLCIVRLSFVKGWGPDYPRTSIKETPCWVEVHLHRALQLLDEVLHTMPIDGPRSNIE